The DNA sequence GGTAGGGGTCCACCGACCAGTAGAGGTTCTCCACGAGCGCCGAGCCCGGCGCGGGCCCCTCAAGCGCCGACTCCACGAACGCGAAGTGCGCGGGCGAGGGGAAGCCGTGCGGGCGGGCGGTCTGCTGGACGGTCAGGGCCGTGTCGCTGGTCATGCCGGGAAACGTACGGCGGGAATGCCCCCGCGCGGCAGAGGGTTCGGCTCATGGAACGCGGTGAACCATGAGCGCTCCTCATGGGCGCAGGTGGCACGCCCCTCGTGGGCAGGGAAGGACGAGTGGGAACGGATGGCCGAGCACGACCTCGCCCCGCACGAGCTGCGGATCATCGTGGCCGTCGCGGACACCCGCAGCTTCTCCGGCGCCGCCGCGGCCCTCGGCCTGACGCAGTCCGCCGTCTCGCACTCGGTGCGCGGCACGGAGCAGAAGATCGGCGCCGTGCTCTTCGAGCGCGGCCGCGGGGGAGCCGCGCCCACCGCGGCGGGCGAGAGCGCCGTCGCCCATGCCCGGCGCGTGCTGCGGCTCCTGGAGACCCTCGCCGCCGAGGCGCGCGCCGCCGCCGACGGTGGCGGCCCGGTCGCCGTCGCCGGGCCGCTGCGCATCGCCGCGTTCCGCAGCGCGGCCCTGCATCTGCTCCCGGCCGCGCTCACGCGGCTGCGCGCCCGCCACCCCGGCATCGAGCCCGAGGTCCGCGTGGTGCGGGAGCTGGGGCGCGGCACCGCGGGCGAGGTCGCCGACGGCCGCGCCGACGTCGGCATCGCCACCATCGGCACGACCTCACCGGTACCGGCCGGGCTCGTCGGCGGCGTACTGGTGGAGGAGCCCTACGCGTTCGTGCACCCGGCAGGGCATCCGGACCCGCGCTCCCTGCCCCTCGTCGACTGGGCCGAGAACTGCACCTCGTACACCCGCGACTGGTGGGCGCGGCAGGACTGGCTGCCGCGGGCCACCACGCGGACCGAGGACGACGGCGCGGTGCTCGCGCTGGTGAGCGCCGGGCACGCCATGGCGGTCATGCCCGCCCTGTCGCTCACGGGGGCGCCGCCGAGCGTGGCGGTCACCGATCTCGGGCCCGGCCGGCCGACCCGCTCCGTGGGCTATGTCACTACGCCCGAGCAGGCCGCGACGCACGTGGTCAGAGCGCTGATCCGGGAGCTGAGAGCGGCCGCCGCGGAGGCCGCCGTCTCAAATAGTAGGAAGCCCGAGTATTTGTAGAGACAGAAAGCGGAAGCTGTCCTAGCTTTGTAGGAGCCGAACGTCTCGCTCGATCAAGCGAACGGCGGATGTGAGCACGGCCCCGCGCAGGCGAACCCTGCGGCCCCGCTCCCCGCCCTTTCCGGCGTCTCGTAACCCTTTGCGTCCCCTTTTCCGCGGACGCCTGGTTCGAAGGAGTCGAATACCCATGGCCGAGACGACCGTCCGACGAGTCCGCCGCAGCCTCCGCCCCAGCGACACCGAGCGCAAGAACGCCGCCGCCGCCCTCCAGCGGGCCCTCGACCGCAGGGACAACGGCGGCGAGACGGGGCACTGAGCCGCCCCGCGGCTACGCGCCGCGCACGATCTCGAAGTGGTCGACGCGCTCGCCGCTCTCGGCGAGCGCGGAGACCGTGAGCCTGGGGTGCGCCCCGGCCGTCACCTCCACCGCGAGGAACGAGAAGCCGGTGTAGCGCACGCGTGACCACTCCACGGTGTCCGGGTCGGGCAGGCGGAGCTTGGTCCAGTGGAAGGTGAGGACCGACTCCCGGTCCTTCACCCGGCCCTCGTAGCTGTCCTTCACCCCGGCCGGGAAGCCGTAGAGGTCCTTGCCCGCGCCGCCCGCGGTGACGTACACGATGCCGTCGCGCGTCGGATCGGTCGACGCTCCGACCGGTACGGGCCTGCCGACCTCGCCGCCCTTGATGGCGTCGGTCCGCTCGTACACGTGGTTGTGGCCGTTGATCACCAGGTCCACCTGGTGCTTGGCGAACAGCGGCACCCACGCGTCGCGCACCCCGCCGTCGGAGCCGTGCGTCGACGTCGAGTACGCGCAGTGGTGGAAGAAGACGACGACGAAGTCGACGTCGTCGTCCGCGCGCAGCTCGCCCAGGCGCCGGTCGAGCCACGCGGTCTGCCTGCCGTCCGAGTAGCCCTTGTTGGCGGGTATCTCGTACGACACGTCGTTGGCGTCGAGCGCCACGACGCCGACGTTGCCGTAGCGGAACGAGTAGACGCCGGGCGCGTCGGCGGGGTCGAAGCCGTTGTCCGGCAGCGACCAGCGGGCCGACTGGCCGCCGTAGCCGTTCGGCGAGTACCAGGCCTCCATGTCGTGGTTGCCGGTCGTCACCATCC is a window from the Streptomyces spectabilis genome containing:
- a CDS encoding LysR family transcriptional regulator, translating into MAEHDLAPHELRIIVAVADTRSFSGAAAALGLTQSAVSHSVRGTEQKIGAVLFERGRGGAAPTAAGESAVAHARRVLRLLETLAAEARAAADGGGPVAVAGPLRIAAFRSAALHLLPAALTRLRARHPGIEPEVRVVRELGRGTAGEVADGRADVGIATIGTTSPVPAGLVGGVLVEEPYAFVHPAGHPDPRSLPLVDWAENCTSYTRDWWARQDWLPRATTRTEDDGAVLALVSAGHAMAVMPALSLTGAPPSVAVTDLGPGRPTRSVGYVTTPEQAATHVVRALIRELRAAAAEAAVSNSRKPEYL